A section of the Aneurinibacillus migulanus genome encodes:
- a CDS encoding VOC family protein encodes MIIKKIEHVAIIVADMDRSIAFYKEMFDYKVRIRGQNAVREMAFLYHDNQPGMEIELIRDLKPSEGYSDSGIVNHLAFTVDNIDEAIAHYKEKGITFNSDEPKPTLDGGRMILFYGPERELLQFVEPGNRE; translated from the coding sequence ATGATAATTAAAAAAATAGAGCATGTGGCAATTATCGTAGCAGATATGGATCGTTCAATTGCGTTCTATAAGGAGATGTTCGATTACAAAGTAAGAATACGCGGACAGAATGCCGTACGTGAGATGGCATTTCTGTACCACGATAATCAGCCGGGCATGGAAATCGAGCTTATCCGGGACCTGAAGCCGAGTGAGGGTTATAGCGATAGTGGCATCGTCAATCATCTAGCATTTACGGTAGATAACATTGATGAAGCGATTGCACATTATAAGGAGAAGGGGATCACTTTTAACTCGGATGAGCCAAAACCGACGCTTGACGGAGGACGGATGATTCTATTCTATGGTCCAGAACGGGAGCTTCTCCAATTTGTCGAACCTGGAAATAGAGAATAA
- a CDS encoding ribbon-helix-helix protein, CopG family produces MLKQVSVRIEEDLIKTVKKVCLDKDISFQEAVRQALEEWLKESDNRKG; encoded by the coding sequence ATGCTAAAGCAAGTAAGTGTACGTATCGAAGAAGATTTAATTAAGACTGTTAAAAAAGTTTGTTTGGATAAAGATATTTCGTTTCAAGAAGCTGTTCGGCAAGCACTAGAAGAGTGGTTAAAAGAGTCGGACAATCGAAAGGGATAG
- a CDS encoding DUF3243 domain-containing protein, which translates to MDNSKMEHMVDKNGNVETSRVGEIASRMGEDRKDDILSSFDSFKGYLRDKMQLGEKLGMGEEALAKTAEKVGDYLAANEEPRNREERLLQELWKVGDQDQRHHLAHMLVRMVQHDMH; encoded by the coding sequence ATGGATAACAGCAAGATGGAGCATATGGTAGATAAAAACGGAAATGTAGAAACAAGCCGCGTTGGTGAAATTGCAAGCCGCATGGGTGAAGATAGAAAAGATGACATACTTTCCAGCTTTGATTCGTTTAAAGGTTATCTGAGAGATAAAATGCAGCTTGGTGAAAAGCTAGGAATGGGCGAAGAAGCACTAGCAAAAACGGCGGAAAAGGTTGGCGATTATTTGGCTGCTAATGAAGAACCGCGTAACCGCGAAGAGCGTCTGCTACAAGAATTATGGAAAGTGGGCGACCAGGATCAGCGTCATCACCTCGCACATATGCTCGTACGTATGGTACAACATGATATGCACTAG
- a CDS encoding amidase — protein sequence MSKELVTKSVEELAPLLREREISPVELTQEILEHAESHNERINAYITITRKQAEEAALQAEKEIADGNYRGMYHGIPMGIKDNLYFKNEVTTMASKIHGDFVSDFDATVVSKLREAGVIFTGKLNMHEYAWGITNNNPHFGACRNPWDTEKIPGGSSGGSGAAVAADMSVASLGTDTAGSIRIPSSACGIVGLKPTHGRVSKYGCFPLAWSLDHIGPMTKTVKDAAGLLEVIAGYDKNDPTSVNVPIGSYTEQLTGNVKDLVIGINEEYFFNHVDADIEKLVRQGIQRLVDQGAKVEEVSIPSLRYAEYAEMITILAEAAAIHHRNLLARPEDFGKDIRLLFELGEIPSAVDYLQSQQIRRQLKQDFQKAFEKVNVLITPTLPILPPKIGEEYADLNGEKVDLIDHIIRFTGPGNLTGLPALTVPCGFKEGMPVGLQIIGPAFKEGTILNVGYAVEKTNPLKGKKPDLVIS from the coding sequence TTGAGTAAAGAACTGGTTACGAAATCAGTAGAAGAGCTAGCTCCTTTACTTCGAGAGAGGGAGATTTCCCCTGTAGAATTAACACAAGAGATATTAGAGCATGCTGAATCGCATAATGAGCGGATTAATGCTTATATTACTATCACACGTAAACAAGCAGAAGAAGCGGCCTTACAAGCCGAAAAAGAGATCGCGGATGGAAACTATCGTGGAATGTACCATGGGATTCCGATGGGAATAAAAGATAATTTATACTTTAAAAACGAAGTGACTACGATGGCCTCCAAAATTCATGGAGATTTCGTATCCGATTTTGATGCGACGGTAGTAAGCAAGCTAAGAGAAGCTGGTGTCATTTTTACTGGAAAGCTGAACATGCATGAATACGCCTGGGGCATAACGAACAACAACCCGCATTTCGGTGCTTGCCGTAATCCGTGGGATACAGAAAAAATTCCCGGAGGTTCGAGCGGAGGTTCGGGTGCCGCTGTTGCGGCTGACATGAGTGTTGCTTCATTAGGAACAGATACGGCAGGTTCGATACGTATTCCGTCTTCAGCCTGCGGAATTGTAGGTCTGAAACCGACTCACGGCAGAGTGAGCAAATATGGTTGCTTTCCTCTTGCATGGTCGCTTGATCACATCGGACCGATGACGAAAACAGTGAAAGATGCAGCTGGATTGCTAGAAGTGATTGCGGGATATGATAAAAATGACCCAACCTCCGTAAACGTTCCGATAGGAAGCTATACAGAGCAGTTAACTGGTAATGTTAAAGATTTGGTCATAGGTATTAATGAAGAATATTTTTTCAACCATGTTGATGCTGATATCGAAAAGCTGGTTAGGCAAGGAATTCAGCGTCTAGTCGATCAGGGAGCGAAGGTGGAAGAAGTAAGTATTCCGTCACTAAGATATGCAGAGTACGCTGAGATGATTACGATTCTAGCAGAAGCCGCTGCGATTCATCATCGAAATCTTCTTGCGAGACCTGAAGATTTTGGTAAAGATATTCGACTTCTATTTGAATTAGGAGAAATTCCTTCAGCAGTAGATTATCTTCAATCACAACAAATAAGACGACAGCTTAAACAGGATTTCCAAAAGGCATTTGAAAAGGTAAATGTTCTTATTACGCCGACGTTGCCGATTCTTCCACCGAAAATAGGAGAAGAGTACGCTGATCTAAACGGAGAAAAAGTTGATTTAATTGATCATATTATTCGCTTTACAGGACCAGGAAACTTAACCGGTCTCCCTGCGTTAACTGTGCCATGCGGATTCAAGGAAGGAATGCCGGTCGGTCTGCAAATTATAGGCCCAGCATTCAAGGAAGGGACTATATTAAATGTAGGCTACGCAGTAGAGAAGACGAATCCTCTAAAAGGAAAAAAACCTGATCTAGTTATTTCTTAA
- a CDS encoding sigma-54-dependent Fis family transcriptional regulator, producing MNIKIGLLFSLTGTTALTERGQCDAAKFAIEEYNNKQHKVEAIVRDICSDPAKSAEEAEALAKEGVKIFIGCYTSACRKAVLPVLEKYDCLLVYPTLYEGRECHPNVFYTGEVPNQQIHTLLNYLTHRFGKRIYCVGTDYIYPRETNQQVKTYLKERNGSVIGEQYVPFGHQNFYDILEDIMLKQPDAIFLTLVGQSIIPFYRTYHRMKLQPEKIPIFSPITKETEIAAMGAEFGAGHYSSASYFQSLHNPYNTKFVNELHRYIGSNQVISSVMFNTYLGTGMIIESIIETNSLDHRTIFYQLSGKELETACGTLFVEEDHRHLSRPVKIGKALPDGQFEVVWDSQQNIPPKPFKEKSKEPPHLNEITLEAWGQISEEALLVMSEDNHILYMTKKAEELTRLQEGQALTPEMLQNMHDSFEVNHYGAKHQQMLLLKPKISTFPSGAFYCFDRIRTKNYEYQLELEVARLASQSSANVLILGETGTGKEVVAQSIHNQSERRDGPFIAVNTGLLPRELIASELFGFTEGAFTGAKKGGAIGKFEAANNGTLFLDEIGDMPLELQVVLLRAIESKKIMRLGENQERKVNVRIIAATHRNLQEEIAYKGSFRADLFYRLNVLSITIPPLSERPEDIEHLCQEFLNEFHQTHGEGPNKISNEALQLFIQYHWPGNIRELRNVLERAFLLSGREKSHIQAKHLPRALKGHYQRKSNPTESLKEMERKMLEQVLRKTETITDASKALGIARSTLYRKLKEFQITR from the coding sequence ATGAATATCAAAATCGGGCTATTGTTTTCATTAACCGGAACGACGGCCTTAACAGAACGTGGACAATGTGATGCAGCGAAATTCGCCATAGAAGAATACAACAACAAGCAACATAAGGTAGAAGCAATCGTTCGCGATATTTGTTCAGACCCGGCCAAAAGTGCAGAAGAAGCTGAAGCGCTTGCTAAGGAAGGAGTGAAAATTTTTATAGGGTGCTATACCTCAGCTTGCAGGAAAGCCGTTCTCCCTGTCTTGGAAAAATATGATTGTCTTCTTGTATATCCCACCTTATATGAAGGCCGGGAATGTCATCCAAACGTTTTTTATACAGGAGAAGTTCCAAATCAACAGATTCATACTCTTCTTAATTATTTAACTCATCGCTTCGGAAAACGAATCTATTGCGTAGGTACGGATTATATTTATCCACGGGAAACGAATCAACAGGTCAAAACATACTTAAAAGAAAGGAACGGGTCCGTAATCGGGGAACAGTACGTACCATTTGGTCATCAAAACTTCTACGATATTCTGGAAGATATCATGTTAAAACAGCCTGATGCCATTTTTTTAACGCTTGTGGGCCAAAGCATTATCCCGTTTTATAGAACGTATCATCGAATGAAGCTACAACCTGAAAAAATCCCTATTTTCAGTCCGATTACGAAAGAGACTGAAATCGCAGCCATGGGTGCTGAGTTTGGGGCTGGTCATTATAGCTCGGCCAGCTATTTTCAATCGCTTCATAATCCGTATAACACGAAGTTTGTCAATGAACTCCATCGTTATATTGGCTCAAACCAAGTGATTTCTTCCGTGATGTTTAATACGTACTTGGGTACAGGTATGATTATAGAAAGTATTATTGAAACAAATAGCCTGGATCATCGCACTATCTTTTATCAATTAAGCGGTAAGGAGCTAGAAACTGCCTGCGGAACCTTGTTTGTTGAAGAAGACCACCGTCATCTTTCACGACCTGTCAAAATTGGAAAGGCTTTGCCTGATGGGCAATTTGAGGTTGTCTGGGACTCTCAGCAAAACATTCCTCCTAAGCCATTTAAAGAAAAAAGCAAGGAACCCCCTCACCTGAATGAAATCACATTGGAAGCTTGGGGCCAAATTAGCGAGGAAGCACTTCTTGTGATGTCGGAGGATAACCATATATTGTATATGACTAAAAAAGCGGAAGAGCTAACCCGACTACAGGAAGGACAGGCCCTTACACCAGAAATGCTTCAAAACATGCATGATTCGTTCGAGGTTAATCATTATGGAGCAAAGCACCAACAAATGCTGCTGCTTAAACCAAAAATAAGTACCTTCCCATCCGGAGCTTTTTATTGCTTTGACCGTATACGTACAAAAAATTATGAATACCAATTGGAGCTCGAAGTAGCCAGACTCGCATCTCAATCGTCGGCCAATGTTCTTATACTAGGGGAAACCGGAACTGGAAAAGAAGTCGTTGCCCAATCAATCCACAATCAAAGTGAAAGAAGAGACGGTCCCTTTATTGCTGTAAACACAGGATTGTTACCTAGAGAACTTATTGCCAGCGAATTATTTGGTTTTACAGAGGGGGCTTTCACGGGTGCTAAAAAAGGGGGAGCAATTGGCAAGTTTGAAGCAGCAAATAACGGAACACTTTTCTTAGATGAGATTGGTGATATGCCATTGGAGCTTCAGGTTGTATTGTTACGGGCGATTGAATCAAAAAAGATTATGCGGCTTGGGGAAAATCAAGAACGGAAGGTAAATGTACGAATTATTGCTGCAACACACCGAAATCTACAAGAAGAAATTGCGTATAAGGGGTCATTCCGAGCCGATCTTTTTTATCGTCTAAATGTATTATCTATTACAATACCTCCTCTTAGCGAAAGACCGGAAGATATCGAGCATCTCTGCCAGGAATTCCTGAATGAGTTTCACCAAACCCATGGCGAAGGCCCGAACAAAATCAGTAATGAAGCACTACAATTATTCATTCAATATCATTGGCCAGGAAACATTCGTGAATTAAGAAATGTGCTGGAGCGTGCCTTTTTACTTTCCGGAAGAGAGAAAAGTCACATACAAGCAAAACATTTACCAAGGGCTCTAAAAGGACACTATCAACGAAAGAGTAATCCTACCGAATCACTAAAAGAGATGGAGCGGAAAATGCTTGAACAAGTACTCAGGAAAACGGAAACAATTACCGATGCATCTAAGGCTCTTGGTATCGCCCGTAGCACACTATACAGAAAACTAAAAGAATTCCAGATTACCCGATAA
- a CDS encoding sigma-70 family RNA polymerase sigma factor, giving the protein MEDDIKQARNGNQEAFIRLIKINQASLYRVSKAIVKTDEDCADAIQETILKAYHAIHTLRDPNYFKTWLIRILINECKRILQRKKRLVPLIELKQTQTTTDDYGHIEIQEVVDSLEEELRIIVVLYYFNDLPIKRISQILEQPIGTIKSRLHRARLKLANLFELHDEHGKERMS; this is encoded by the coding sequence TTGGAAGACGATATAAAACAAGCTAGAAACGGAAATCAAGAAGCGTTCATCCGTTTAATAAAAATAAACCAAGCCTCGTTATACCGGGTTTCTAAAGCGATCGTAAAGACAGATGAGGATTGCGCGGACGCTATTCAAGAAACGATTCTAAAAGCTTATCATGCCATTCATACGCTTCGTGACCCAAATTACTTTAAAACATGGCTAATTCGCATCCTAATTAATGAATGCAAGCGTATCCTGCAACGAAAAAAGCGTTTGGTTCCACTCATTGAACTAAAGCAAACACAAACAACAACAGATGACTACGGACATATTGAAATTCAGGAGGTTGTGGACTCTTTAGAAGAGGAATTGCGTATCATTGTCGTTCTTTATTACTTTAATGATTTACCTATCAAAAGGATCTCGCAAATCTTAGAGCAACCTATTGGCACGATAAAATCAAGACTTCACCGAGCACGGTTGAAGCTAGCAAATTTATTCGAATTACATGATGAACATGGAAAGGAGCGAATGTCCTAA
- a CDS encoding DUF4179 domain-containing protein — translation MEKKLDHKIQQRITEASPLELPDIVESRINQTLATLPKRKPSRTRKPLLIASATLLITGGIIGSGFISPTMAEALKAVPMFSKIFDSLGDEGIQNANRKGFTSSVKQSATDQGITLTISEALYDGTRISLGIIEEASGTLPPLSNREQRYKSNSYQDKQGANWWVNSANVTHVDAKQNIGVLNLQPVDDIQQSDSFTFHFEVRQIGTIKGKWAFTIPITKTDTNVKKLTPMITKNMNTTSLTLTSVAVSSRGTEIKLRTAEPRNENTAFNMSYQVMDEHGFPLTFLGGGGRPGISTKDGRIAMEYTFFYTPMRENAKSLIIKPFTGGNSFGEAFTEINRLPLTIKQGDIGSITVKKVEFLTNKTILHYDVIGNDPYNQAGPIWLVQGGKSGKKYDGNGGKLTEVKGNIYSFIQEYPALKKDEAIQILTYKMRDVKFYKELEIKLPIR, via the coding sequence ATGGAGAAAAAACTCGACCACAAAATCCAGCAGCGGATAACAGAAGCCTCTCCCCTCGAATTACCTGATATCGTAGAAAGCCGGATTAATCAAACGCTCGCTACGCTGCCAAAGCGCAAGCCATCACGTACCCGAAAACCACTCCTGATTGCCTCCGCTACCTTACTTATTACAGGAGGAATTATCGGATCAGGGTTTATTTCTCCAACAATGGCTGAAGCATTAAAAGCCGTACCCATGTTCAGCAAAATTTTTGATTCCTTAGGAGATGAAGGTATCCAGAATGCGAATCGTAAGGGCTTTACTTCTTCTGTGAAGCAAAGCGCAACCGATCAAGGCATCACCCTCACCATCTCAGAAGCACTGTATGACGGGACACGTATATCGCTTGGGATTATAGAAGAAGCAAGCGGCACTCTTCCCCCTCTAAGTAACCGTGAGCAGAGATATAAATCCAACTCATACCAGGATAAACAAGGAGCAAATTGGTGGGTAAACAGTGCAAATGTTACGCATGTAGATGCAAAACAAAATATAGGTGTACTAAACCTACAGCCAGTAGACGATATTCAACAAAGCGATTCATTCACGTTCCACTTTGAAGTTCGTCAGATAGGTACTATCAAAGGCAAGTGGGCATTTACTATTCCGATTACAAAGACTGATACGAATGTAAAAAAGCTCACACCGATGATTACAAAAAATATGAATACCACCTCCTTAACGCTTACTTCCGTGGCTGTATCGTCACGCGGAACAGAAATAAAGCTTAGAACAGCAGAACCGCGTAATGAGAATACAGCCTTTAATATGAGCTATCAAGTCATGGATGAACATGGTTTCCCTCTCACTTTCTTAGGTGGCGGTGGTAGACCAGGAATAAGCACCAAGGATGGTCGGATTGCAATGGAGTACACTTTCTTTTACACACCGATGAGAGAAAATGCAAAATCTCTTATAATAAAGCCTTTTACAGGCGGTAACAGCTTCGGGGAAGCCTTTACAGAAATTAATCGACTTCCTTTAACGATTAAACAAGGCGATATCGGATCGATTACGGTTAAAAAAGTGGAGTTCCTTACAAACAAAACGATATTGCACTACGATGTAATCGGCAATGATCCATATAACCAGGCTGGTCCAATCTGGCTCGTACAAGGTGGAAAGAGCGGTAAAAAATATGATGGAAACGGCGGAAAATTAACCGAGGTAAAAGGTAATATTTATTCTTTTATTCAGGAGTATCCAGCACTGAAAAAAGACGAAGCCATTCAAATTCTTACGTATAAAATGCGCGATGTGAAATTTTATAAGGAATTAGAAATAAAGCTTCCTATCCGCTAA
- a CDS encoding polysaccharide deacetylase family protein — protein sequence MREKKRWTTLLFLLIVIFICTFLYFQITPKRTPLLPYENKVLVLTYHHIDEELKSNATITPALFEQHMKKLKENKYNVISMDEFIAFMKGNKSVPPNAVLLTFDDGYKSFYQKGYPVLRKYGYPATNFIIVKATDTPNPKAIPHLTWDDMREMKRNGISFYSHTYDQHTLCKVNAQGETGPMLITPIYKEKEQRIETETEYRQRIEEDLQFANKRLEQELNNHEHLLCLPFGAYNDRVIETGKKLHIPLFFTTQEGINEAHKEKVMRINAGSPNISAEGLIKKLENYNH from the coding sequence ATGAGAGAGAAAAAACGCTGGACAACACTTCTATTTCTTTTGATAGTTATTTTTATATGTACCTTTTTATATTTTCAAATTACACCTAAGCGTACACCATTGCTTCCCTATGAGAACAAGGTGCTTGTGCTGACATATCACCACATTGACGAAGAATTAAAAAGCAACGCTACCATTACACCGGCACTTTTTGAACAACATATGAAAAAGTTAAAAGAAAACAAATACAATGTTATTTCGATGGATGAATTTATTGCCTTCATGAAAGGCAATAAAAGCGTGCCGCCGAACGCAGTTCTTCTCACTTTTGATGATGGCTATAAGAGCTTCTATCAAAAGGGGTATCCCGTTTTACGTAAGTATGGGTATCCTGCTACGAACTTTATCATCGTAAAAGCGACCGATACACCAAATCCAAAGGCGATTCCGCACCTAACCTGGGACGACATGCGAGAAATGAAGCGAAACGGCATAAGCTTCTATTCGCATACATATGACCAGCATACCCTGTGCAAAGTAAACGCTCAAGGAGAAACAGGACCTATGCTCATTACACCAATATACAAAGAGAAAGAGCAGAGGATAGAGACAGAAACGGAATACAGACAGCGAATAGAGGAAGATCTTCAGTTCGCAAACAAACGTCTGGAACAGGAGCTAAACAATCATGAACACCTTCTCTGTCTCCCGTTTGGTGCTTATAATGATAGAGTGATAGAAACTGGGAAGAAACTTCATATCCCTCTCTTCTTTACAACCCAGGAAGGAATCAACGAGGCACACAAAGAGAAAGTTATGCGAATCAATGCCGGATCTCCAAATATTTCGGCAGAAGGGTTGATAAAGAAACTGGAGAACTATAATCACTAA
- a CDS encoding DUF3600 domain-containing protein, which produces MKKRMVAGIVAASLLVPTGAFAAYSYIADTIYGSKEQVIQAGGTQQAYEELESKLQSAKQQLSEKEFTTFMTLLEKIGHYNLKIADSEGVLHPERLSAEEQKEYTQLTTSLQPFFTKLNGGTLDTDESFQEKLEKAKSVLSKEEFVQFEGLLKDMMYYTSKMTDKDGVLHPERLSDKERKNYELHQEVIQPYFDKLNKAMDETK; this is translated from the coding sequence ATGAAAAAACGTATGGTAGCAGGCATTGTAGCTGCTTCATTATTGGTACCCACAGGAGCTTTTGCTGCGTATTCATATATCGCAGACACGATATATGGTTCAAAGGAACAAGTGATTCAAGCTGGCGGAACACAACAAGCGTATGAAGAGCTGGAATCAAAATTGCAATCCGCAAAACAGCAATTAAGCGAAAAAGAGTTTACAACATTCATGACCTTACTTGAAAAAATTGGGCACTATAATTTAAAGATTGCAGATAGCGAAGGAGTTCTTCATCCCGAACGCTTGAGCGCTGAAGAGCAAAAAGAATATACGCAGCTGACCACATCTCTTCAGCCATTCTTTACAAAATTAAATGGAGGAACACTGGATACAGACGAATCTTTTCAAGAAAAACTTGAAAAGGCTAAGAGTGTATTGAGCAAGGAGGAATTTGTCCAATTTGAAGGTTTGCTGAAAGACATGATGTACTACACATCAAAAATGACTGATAAGGACGGAGTACTTCATCCCGAGCGGTTATCAGATAAAGAAAGAAAAAATTATGAACTACATCAAGAAGTGATACAGCCTTACTTCGATAAGTTAAATAAGGCAATGGATGAAACAAAATAG
- the speB gene encoding agmatinase — translation MKYPLSPDVKPEFCTTGTFMRLPSQRENAKIAILGMPFDTAASFRVGARFAPQAIRQASMTLFPYHPIHNVYPFDDTNAIDIGDVPVIPHNIHRSYELIEQSVVGLMQQGIVPIGLGGDHSVTLASLRAAAKVYGPVAMIHFDSHTDTWDTYYDEKYWHGSPFIRAHEEGLLQPDKVFQIGIRGTLNHPGDLQASYDLGYRVITTPDLRKRGFENLLQELRETIGDTPCFLTFDIDFVDPSCAPGTGTLEVGGFSSLETLEMVRSLTGFNYIGFDLVEVLPPYDPTQITSLLAATLVHDFASLIALNTKQDK, via the coding sequence ATGAAATATCCATTGTCACCCGATGTAAAGCCGGAATTTTGCACAACCGGAACATTTATGCGTTTGCCTTCCCAGCGTGAAAACGCAAAGATCGCTATTCTAGGTATGCCTTTCGATACAGCCGCCTCCTTCCGGGTAGGCGCCAGATTTGCACCGCAAGCGATCCGTCAGGCATCCATGACGCTATTCCCTTATCATCCCATTCATAACGTGTATCCATTTGACGATACGAATGCAATTGATATCGGTGATGTGCCTGTCATTCCGCATAATATCCACCGCAGCTATGAGCTTATCGAACAGTCTGTAGTTGGATTGATGCAACAAGGCATTGTACCAATCGGGTTAGGTGGAGATCATTCTGTTACGCTAGCGAGCCTGCGTGCCGCAGCTAAAGTATACGGTCCTGTCGCTATGATTCATTTTGATTCTCATACGGATACGTGGGACACGTATTATGATGAAAAATACTGGCATGGCTCTCCTTTTATTCGTGCACATGAAGAAGGATTGCTTCAGCCGGATAAAGTTTTCCAGATCGGCATTCGTGGTACGCTTAATCATCCTGGAGATTTGCAGGCCAGCTATGATTTGGGATATCGTGTCATCACAACGCCAGACCTTCGTAAACGAGGATTCGAGAACCTGCTGCAGGAGCTTAGGGAGACAATTGGGGATACACCTTGCTTCTTGACTTTTGATATCGATTTTGTCGATCCGTCTTGCGCGCCGGGAACCGGTACGCTTGAGGTGGGTGGATTCAGCAGTCTTGAAACGCTGGAAATGGTTCGTTCCTTGACCGGCTTCAATTATATCGGATTCGATTTGGTGGAAGTGCTTCCTCCGTATGATCCGACGCAGATTACTTCTCTTTTGGCAGCGACACTGGTTCATGACTTCGCTAGTTTAATTGCTCTGAACACAAAGCAGGATAAATAA
- the rbsB gene encoding ribose ABC transporter substrate-binding protein RbsB, with protein sequence MKKIFKGLAVGMLGLSMLVGCTTQAPGTADKGATDGKKENITVGLAVSTQSNPFFVTLKEGAEKAAKENNMKLVTVDAQDDPAKQISGIEDLIQQQVDVLLVNPTDSAAIASAIKSANRANIPVITVDRSAEGGEVVSHVASDNVAGGKMAAEYLLEKIGKQGNVVELEGIPGASAARERGKGFHEIMDKESGVKVVAKQPADFDRAKGMSVMENILQGNKDIKGVFAHNDEMALGALKAIQSAGLKDVVVVGFDATDDAVAAVKQGSMSATVAQKPDLIGKQAIEVAKKVAAGEKVEKNVPVTLELIKQ encoded by the coding sequence ATGAAGAAGATATTCAAAGGTCTTGCAGTAGGCATGCTTGGCTTATCTATGCTGGTAGGCTGCACAACACAGGCGCCTGGCACAGCTGACAAGGGTGCGACAGATGGGAAGAAAGAAAACATCACGGTCGGTCTGGCTGTATCCACGCAGAGCAATCCATTCTTCGTTACATTAAAAGAAGGCGCAGAGAAAGCGGCAAAAGAAAACAATATGAAACTTGTTACAGTGGATGCTCAGGATGATCCGGCAAAACAAATTTCCGGTATCGAAGATTTGATTCAGCAACAAGTAGACGTACTGCTCGTCAATCCGACTGACTCAGCTGCGATTGCTTCAGCCATTAAATCGGCGAATCGCGCTAACATTCCGGTCATTACAGTAGACCGTAGTGCAGAGGGCGGTGAAGTCGTATCCCATGTTGCATCTGACAACGTAGCAGGCGGCAAAATGGCAGCCGAATATTTACTTGAGAAAATCGGAAAGCAAGGAAATGTTGTTGAATTGGAAGGTATCCCAGGAGCTTCAGCTGCCCGTGAACGCGGAAAAGGGTTCCATGAGATTATGGATAAAGAGAGCGGTGTAAAAGTTGTGGCTAAACAGCCAGCCGATTTCGATCGTGCAAAAGGCATGAGCGTTATGGAGAACATCCTCCAAGGAAATAAAGACATCAAGGGTGTGTTCGCACATAATGATGAAATGGCGCTCGGCGCGCTTAAAGCCATTCAGTCTGCCGGTTTGAAAGATGTTGTCGTTGTAGGGTTTGACGCAACAGACGATGCGGTAGCTGCAGTAAAACAAGGCAGCATGAGCGCAACTGTGGCACAGAAGCCGGATTTAATCGGTAAGCAGGCAATTGAGGTAGCTAAGAAAGTGGCTGCGGGTGAAAAAGTAGAAAAAAATGTACCGGTTACATTAGAATTGATTAAGCAATAA